A segment of the Trichocoleus sp. FACHB-46 genome:
GCTTGAGGGCGGTTGGCGGGCTGACGGGGGCGCTTTTGGCGTCTGCTGGATGTGGCTAAGCGAACAGATTGCTGCCAGAGAGTTTGACTTTCATCTGCGAAGCGAGCCGCAATCCTGACTCCTTCGATAAAGTCTAAGTTGAGCTGGCAAAGACGATGGCAAATGAAGCGGACTAAGCGATCGCGCTCTGGAATGCGATCGAACTCGACGGTAATGTGTAGGCAATTAGAGCGAGTGGGTCGAATGGAGGCGTAGACCCCTTGAGGAACTAAGTAGCTATTCAGCCAATAGGCGATCGCTCGAACATTACCTTCTCGTGCTAACTCCAGCACGGAAGGTTGAGATACACGATTAGAATAAGCCATCCTCTTCACTCCTCAACATCAACTGCCACCGTTACTTCCCGTTGCACCCACAAATTGGCAGATGATTGACCCTATCTTATCGGCATTAAATCATTAATTACTCGGACGGGAAACCTATTTATAGCTTTAATCCAGAATAGTTAGCCCCCATAGAACATATGGTTCACGCTATTTTGGCTTCATAGATGCAGCCCGCACTTCCTAGTTAATGTTAGTTGTCAGTGATAGTAATCACAAGCTTATAACGTTTAGGGTCACAGGTTATAGTCGATCTCAATCAACTGTTAGAACTCGAAAGTACCTGATAGTAAGGGTGGCAGTAAAACAGTCAGGATAATTCGTAGCTATGATCCATACGCTCGTACAATCTGCTTTCCAGACAGGCTGTCTCAGCGTGGCATCTGAGGGGTTAATCCGCCAAGTATTGTCAATTGGAGGCTATAAAGCTGCCGATTTAGAGGTGTTAGAAAAGTTATACAGTGCCGTGGATGCTGGAGTCATTAAGCGAGAAGCTCCTGGAGCCGTTGAGATGCCATTGCAACGTCTGCGATCTGTGGCACAACGGAGATAACTCTCGACTGAGAGACGAGCTAGTAGGGAATAAAGTTTTAATTTGTGGCTAAAGTTAGGGTGAAAAAGGCTCTGGCTTAAGGAGTCATAAACCTAAAATTCATAGGATTAAACTGCTATTGGACAACTAAGCAATTCTAATTTTGATCTAAATCAAAACAGATTTCTATCCGATCTTGACCATAATCTTTCCCATGACCCAACAGACACCAAGCCCCTGATTTAGGGGCTTATTTTTTTAGTTACGAGTTTTCAGTTTTTGTTGCCTCTGTTCCCAAGCTCGTAGAATATGGGCCATCGTTACCTTAATCTCCAATGAATCTACGGCTGCGTAAAAAGTTGCAGCTTGGGCGATCGCGCAAATTTCACCTCCATTTAGAGGCAGCTTGTGAGCTAGAAACTCCCAATCAATGCTGGAGTCGAGGCCGATCGTACTGGGAAAAACTTGATGCCATAACTTCAAGCGATCGCCTGGCGTGGGGAGCGGGAATTCTAAAATTTGGTCAATTTCCTGTCGCCAGTGCCAACGCACCGATTGCAACAACGGCACGCTGAATAAGGTGATGCCTCGCTGCTGCTGACGTTGATGAATCAGTTGATGCAGGTCTGCGGTCGCTAATGCAGCAGAACGTCCCAGCCAGAGCGGTGCCGACTTGATTAGCAATACTGTTGGGCTGTGTTCATGAATTTCCTGAAGCAACCTGCGAAACTCGGCAGGCGGCACCAAGGCTAGGTCAGTCCAGAACAGAGAAGTTTTTAATTGTTGAGCGATCGCCGCTGCTGCCATTGTTTTGCCTGTGCCCGCCGCTCCTACCAAAATCGCCACGGTTCCAGGTAGCGGGGGAGGGGTAGAGCAGCTAGGTTGTAAATCGCTCCAAACTGCTTGCACCTCGGACCACAGCTCTACCCGTTGCCCTAAATGCTGCAAGGTTGCCAAAAGCGATCGCGGCAAAATCAGTTGCGTCCCGTCAGGTGTGGCTTTTTCTTCACGCAGGTAGCGGGGCAGGGGAAGGTGAGTATGAGGTACAGGGTGCAGCTGAGGAAGCTGAGCCGGTTGAACTAAAACCTCTAAAGTTTGCGGCTGGGGTTGCTCAGCCAATAAATAATTCACCAAGTCGTCACTCAACTTCAGCCGCCGAGTAAGTAAGGTTTCCTCGCCACAAGCCACCATTTGCAGCAAACCCTGCTGAATTAAGCTAGAGTTGGCAGTCAGGTAAGCCCGACCCGTTTGCCATTCCTGGTCATTACGACACAGCAACCGCAACACCAAATCGACGGTGGGTAAATCAGGGCAGCCACAGGTACTAGAAACCTCAACGGAAACTCGTGCTGCTGAGCTGGATTCGTGGCTTTGGAGATAGTTGTAGAGCTTAGCGTAGCGACGATTAATTTCTGGAGCCAAGCTAAACAGAACCAAGTTCTTTTCAAAGGCAGTGAGCTTGAGGCGATCGCGCAACTGCGGTAAACCTAGAGCCACACCCTGCTGCAAACTAGCCTGAATTCGCGCCTCCATCTGCTGCTGATAGCTGGTTGCAGTACCACTGCGATTGGTAGGGCGCGGACGAGTTTCATCATAACCAGCCGTACCGTCTAAGGCGACTAAGCCTTTCCACCAGTGACTTGTGGCTCGATCAGCCCGTGACTGCGCCACTCGGTCTACTGTTTTTTGCTCTTGGCGCTGTCGAGCGATCGCCACACTCAAGATGCGATCGAGCCAAGTCAGTTCTGCTTTCAGGTAAGCCCAGTTATTCTGAAATACCTCTGCTGGATCACTCATGATTCATCACCCGGATGAATTCGAGGGGTAAACCATCGGCATCAGCAATGAAAGCAACCTCATAAACGCGATCGCCAATCATTTGTTGGTTGGGTTCCAGTAGTACCTTCAGGGGTGAGATCTGCTCAGGTTGCGACTCAGCCGCCTCAGCAAATTTGGCTTGCAAATCTTCTAGCCACTTGGGCAAATCCGTAGTGGTATCGGTGAGGTCAAAGGAAAGGTGATAGTACCCGGTGTAGTGCTCGTCGTTAAAAGCATCAGCGACGGGACGCGGCTCTGGAATTTGGATCAATTCAATCCGTCCACTCAAGCCTGACATCCAGCAAGCCAACGTGTAGCCCGTGGTGAATCGTTCATTGACCACAAACCCTAACTGCTCGTAAAACGCGATCGCCCGATGGATATTGGCAGTCCGAATAGATGCGTGATGCATAGGTGATGAAGCTAAGCGCGTCGGGCCGTTAGCTAACGAATGGCTCACGGCTCAGGATGGATTACTCAAACAAACGAAAATAAGGATAACGAACCGGAGCACCTGGCTCTTTTTCTAAGTCGAAATTAATCACATCCCAGCAAGGGTCTTCTTCTGGGCTAGGACTAAACTCTACAGGCAGACCGTAAAGCCGAGGTTTGGCTGAAT
Coding sequences within it:
- a CDS encoding AAA family ATPase; the encoded protein is MSDPAEVFQNNWAYLKAELTWLDRILSVAIARQRQEQKTVDRVAQSRADRATSHWWKGLVALDGTAGYDETRPRPTNRSGTATSYQQQMEARIQASLQQGVALGLPQLRDRLKLTAFEKNLVLFSLAPEINRRYAKLYNYLQSHESSSAARVSVEVSSTCGCPDLPTVDLVLRLLCRNDQEWQTGRAYLTANSSLIQQGLLQMVACGEETLLTRRLKLSDDLVNYLLAEQPQPQTLEVLVQPAQLPQLHPVPHTHLPLPRYLREEKATPDGTQLILPRSLLATLQHLGQRVELWSEVQAVWSDLQPSCSTPPPLPGTVAILVGAAGTGKTMAAAAIAQQLKTSLFWTDLALVPPAEFRRLLQEIHEHSPTVLLIKSAPLWLGRSAALATADLHQLIHQRQQQRGITLFSVPLLQSVRWHWRQEIDQILEFPLPTPGDRLKLWHQVFPSTIGLDSSIDWEFLAHKLPLNGGEICAIAQAATFYAAVDSLEIKVTMAHILRAWEQRQQKLKTRN
- a CDS encoding VOC family protein, which produces MHHASIRTANIHRAIAFYEQLGFVVNERFTTGYTLACWMSGLSGRIELIQIPEPRPVADAFNDEHYTGYYHLSFDLTDTTTDLPKWLEDLQAKFAEAAESQPEQISPLKVLLEPNQQMIGDRVYEVAFIADADGLPLEFIRVMNHE